Genomic DNA from Oncorhynchus mykiss isolate Arlee chromosome 2, USDA_OmykA_1.1, whole genome shotgun sequence:
CAGTACTGCATTCACATTAATCAAAAAGGAGAACTCAAAATGGACACAGTGCCATCATGGACACGCTGGATGTAACCAAGTTGTTAACGAAAAGGAAAACTAATTAACCACACTGAAAGACCCAATCACGTCTGTGGCGGGCACACTATCCCTTTACCAATAGGATGTATTCATGCAGCAGTAGTATTACTACATTCAACAATGTTAGAATCACTACAGAGTAATACAGGTACATCCATTAATTGGAATTTATTGCTTACTTTCCAGATACAAAGAGGCCTTTGCTGGTTATACGATTGTTATATATTATTGTCATGGTTCTTGACATGTTTAACTCTTCTCTGTGCATTGTAAAGTTCAGGGTCCATTTTCAAATATGTAAAATGCAAAACTGATGCTAGATCAGCACTCTAACACGCAGATTACAGGCTCTGATAATATATGTGTACGCCTGAGCAGAATCTGTGGTTTTGTGTAACACACTCATTATGAATCAGTGATTTCAGTGACAATACCTGCGAAGTGCTTCGTCTGTGCGTTGATGACCTTCTCTGTGATGCCAGCTTCCCTCTCGTCCAGCTTCTCACCGATGCAGGCAATGACACCCAGGCCATTCTCCAGGGCGTGGGCGCACTTCTGACCAATAAGCTGTCAGGACACACAAACAGTTAATCAATCAGACAGGTTGTTCATTTATTGTCATATTTTTCACATTTCCTCTACTTGAGGAACACCTTGAGTGTAAAATGGAGATTCAAATTATGACGCATAGATTTGTCACTGCTCCTCAAATTCTGTCATTTTCAAGGTAAATTCACTGTTGAAAGAGACATAATCCAATACTGTATCACAGCCCTGTTCTTGTGATAGTCTACAGTCTCCTCCTCTACAGCCTCCTCCAGAGACTCCTCCCGAGATTACACATTCATAAACACCAGCACTCTACCAAATAAGCCATTTACCTCATCAGTCTCTCCAAACACCCAGCGCCTCTCAGAGTGGCCCAGGATCACCCAGTGCACGCCAACGTCCTTGATCATCGCAGggctgagaaggagagagaggggccataAAGGAAGTGAGAGAACGGAAAAAGAAAGAGCGCGTGAGTAAAAGAGATTAGCACACAAAGTACAGTCCGCCTGCAGGGTTGGTTCAGTAAAGCACTAGTGTCCTGAAGACACTCGCATCCGCAGTTACAGGGCATGTCCATTACCTGATCTCCCCGGTGAAGGCACCCCCCTTGACCTTGTAGCAGTTCTGAGCGGCCACTCCGATCTTAGGGTCCAGCTTGGCCCTGGCGAACTCAAGGTAGATTGACGGGGCGCCGCAGACCACCTctgcaagcagagagagagagaaccaacacGGTCATGCACTGACCACTATTCTCAGGGTTGAAATAACAGACCGACCAGTTAATATTCTTAGAGGTGAAATCCTAAATTCCACTTCAGTTTAATTTTTTCACTTAGTCATGCAATGATGTCAATGTGTGAGACTAAGTGAAAATTCTAAGCGGAAGTTAAGATTTGCCCCTTGATCCTTACATGGACGCCCATGTAACAGTAGTATTTTTTAGAAACTGAAATAGGAAGTGCACACAGCGATTGTCGGTGACATCTAGTATCCGTGGGAAAGGCTTTCCTTCGAGTGGTGACAACTCCATGTAGTGGCCCACTCTACTATTCACTTCAGTGTACAAAACAAGGCCTATCGATCAGAATGATTAGGCCTATTTGAGCCCGTGTTGGTTATACAGTCCAATACCAGAGTCTGCTGCATTAGTACACACTGTACAAGTGGGATATCCCCAGTGTTGTGGGGTACAGTAGGCCAGACACTGACATTAGCACTGTAACTATATCTTGGGGTTAAGTGTGTCTATATTAAACCCACACAGTCACTATTCCCTCTGCAAAGGTCATTTATCCCTGCCAAGAGTCAGTCCCCCGCTGCAAAAAGGTCCTAGTTCAACCTCCAAAAGGTCACTAGAACTCAGCTCACAAAGGTCACTCATGTGGTAAAATTCTGCTGGGGTCGAACTGGACCTTAAATTTAAAGGTCAACCAcaggataaaaaaaattaaaaaaaatattctgcaGGTTCATAAAATGGCCTAGGGAAGAAGTGACTTACCATTGACTTTACATTTCTAGAAAGAGACGTGGGGAAAGCAATACGCGAGCTTCAGTCGTCTGCTGGCCCATGCAGCGTCCGGTTTCACGCGTCAGTAAATTTGTACTGTGTAGATTAGCTAGAGTTGTGGGGGTGGCTCTTTCTGTGGGGTAAAGTCCGAGGCTGTAGACGGATGTAGGTTACTACACGGACATAACGTGTCCTTCGGCGCACTCCGAGGTGCAGCAGATAACGCCCATGTATCCTACAAAAACGACACAAAACCTGACTAAGTACTTGTAGCCTGTTCTTGAACCTGTGTGTTCAAATGCAAGCATGCGATCAGGGCATACGCCTCTGTGGCAGTTTGGAAATGCACGATGTTGGTGTTTCCGCTATTCTCTCTGGCGGAGTGGGGAACTCTCTTATTGGTTAACACAATTAGTATGTTGCGCATAAATGAATTCGGGTCTAACGGTAGAATATGCATTTCTAAATTACAGTATTGTGATGGTGCAATGATATCCACCCTTGGTCCTCCTGGTAGTTATATTAAAACAGGGCTCGCGATCGGATGGATCATTATAATGCATCAAAGAACAAAACAGACATTCCGCCCCTCGCTTGCGCCAGACAGACTGTTGTGGCTACGTGCTGTTCGGAACGTACGCCCGCTGTCAACGAAAATCCATTTAGCAAGTCATGTTCTTCTATCCTAGTTCAgtttaaaataatggttaaaaatCCACTGACACAATGGAGTTCTCCGGTTACAAAGGATTATAGGGGGCTTCAATACCAAAATAGGCATATGCCTATGTATTCTGCATTGTCTTCTGTATTCTCCACAAATTGTCCCCATCGCACAGATCGCATCATAATTATGTAAACATTAGTGTCAGGGTATCCTATAATTTAAAACCATTATGAAAATGGCAATGAAATGGGACCTACCGGAGTGTAGCTTGGCTTACCACCCATTGATTCGTGCACTGATAGCAAAAAAAACGACCTTCCCTAACCTTTGTTTCACGCTTTTCCCCCTTCTCTTGATGGAGAGCTAAAACAATTTACCTTACAAAAGTCTAATTTCACAATGCAACTGGATAGGCTACACCAGGAACCCAATGCGACAAGTTACAAAGATCAACTCTAAGCCTACTACACGAGTCAGACATTAAAAGCACAGAAGCCACACAGAACCACGCACCGGTGTTGGGGTCGAGCTTGGCAGAGTTCAGGGTTTTGATGAGTTCGCCAAGGCTTGCCTTGTCGCCATTCATCTTCCAGTTACCACCAACGAAGAATTTTCTGGACATATTTGCAGTATAAGGTTGTTTCTCGGCCTTAGAACTGAGCTGGATTCTTATCAGGCGGACCTACTTCGGGGAGAAGAGCAACGACCCCGGCGCAAATCACTGTATTTATCATCATGGGCCACGTAACCCAACCTCTCAGTTTGTTCTATTGGTTTACAGAGACACGCCCAGAATAGCGTTTCCTTATGTACAATGTTAGCCTTTTATTTCAGTAGAATAAAGAGTACAGGCAACATTTTCAAGAAAATGGATGTTCTTCAAATTAGGCTATCTTTGTTTTAAGCGTGAAAATAATATTCATGTTTCAGTATATGGGGATGAAATACATTGAAAATATGTCGAACATTCCCACAGAGCTCCCACTGAAAAATGTCGTTATCTCAAATAAAATGGCCATTCCGATCAGACGGCGAGCGGGGCCTACTAAATCGAACGAATACATTCTCACGCAAGAAAGCTGAGAGAATTCAGCGCTTTGATTGGCTAGCATTCTATCTTTTACTTTGCATACCCAAAATGCCTTTCGCCTTATATTTCTCGCAATCTgagttaaaataatgtattttaaaCAACAAAGCAAGCCATCTTGTGTAACATTACAACATATTTGTCACATAATATGTTAATAACTCTGAAACATATTTTTTGTACGCCTGATAGGAGCTAATTCTGACACAAACACTCACTGTATAAACCTACAAGAACGCGTGTGACCTTCATGAGATTATAGAAAATTTGCTATTTTAGTATTTGTCAAGTAGGCGTCTTCAATTGAAGAAGCCCCCGAACTCTATGGAAAGTTAATGAAACATTTGTGTTTTCTGTTACAGATTGAAGGACAGTGTAGATTTACGCAATAAAGCCCGAGGAGTTGTGGGAAAGTGGCCATATACAACAACCctcagaggtgccttattgctattagaaactggttaccaacgtaattagagcagtacaactAAATGGTTTGTCATACCCCTGGTATTCGTCTGATATACCGTGCcaaggctgtcagccaatcagcattcagggctcgaaccaccaggTTTATAATTGTATCAATCACTCATTGTATGTTTATGAaatcctgagtggtgcagctgtctaaggcactgcatcgccatgctacaggcgtcactacagacccggtttCGATccagggctgtatcacaactggccgtgatcatgagtcccatagggcggcgcacaattgccccagcgtcgttaggggagggtttggatgGTTAggacattgtaaataataatttgttcttattaactgacttgcctagttaaataaaggtcaaatacaaTTTTTTAAATCATGGGGTAGTAATCCTGATGTAGGTTTGAACACTCAGTGATGTCAACCCAATACTTTAGCTATTAGTTACGCCAAGAGATCAGAACCCCTTGACGAGGTTGCTATTATTGGGTTAAGTTCTCCCCTTTTCTTTAGAGTGCGCGTCCTTGCGCTTTACTCCCGTAAATTGATCACATCGGCATCCTTGGGATGTGCTCTCGATGGCCACAACTGGGGggcatcccacttctgacaccagtgtagCAAATTAAGATTGTAATCCAGACCGGGGTTTAAACCAACTGTCAACCCAACACCTGCCCTCTTGAGGAAGTGGCTAGGTATTGGGTTAAGGTCGTCACTGTATGATAGATACAACAATATAGGCCTACTTTCATTTTGTACATTTACTGATGCTGAAAAATTGAGGTTCGGTACAATAATAGTCTGAATCGGCTTCTCGACCGGTCTTCCCCGCTCATCTTCTGCACTGAGGATCTGAAATGACAGGACAGGTGAAAACAACATGGTGGGTGCATATTGTCTACAGTGGGATTTATTCACATGTACAAAAAGGGAAAAATCAAAAAGGGAAAAATCAAAAATAAAGATTATCTACTTGTTTAGTCAGCAGCAGTTTTCAGTTTATTCAATGTTTATTTAACTGCGTCACTCTTTACATGAACCGATCTTGATCAGTTTACCTTCCCCAAATTCTAGGCCCATTTTGTAATATTTACAGGCATTTCTGATCATTTAATTAATAATGTTGTAACGTTTCTGAGGGCAGAGCGAGGTTCCGAGTCGAAGCACGAACAGGCTTCCAAAGGTTACGGTTTGGGGAGCGTTAATCGGTTTTTAGAAAGGTCAGGATGGTTACCTACCTCAACTGAACGGGAAGCAAGTCCTTGTGCTTCGCCATCTTTCAGGGCCCAAGCACGCCCGTCCGTGCTTTCGATGGCCCTTACAGGTCATCCctatcccacttctgacacaGCTGTGGTGTTAATCTATAATTATAATGGCTACTAATTCTTGAAGAATATCAATTATAAATGCCTCAAACTACAGCTTCAAATTCAAGTTAAAACTGCCATGTTGTTGACCTCATGTCATGGGGCTGTCAGTACCATACATTGCTCAATCTATGAATTTAAGTGTCCAACCATATCCCTCAGTTTAGGCCTATATACAAAACCAAGTGGCGGGATAACGTTTTGTTGTTTTTCGAATTAAAGAGTGGGCCTTTAACCTTTGAGGAAAACAAACCTGCTGGTGCATGCACTTACCTCGGCAAACACGTAATTCCCAACTAATGCCACACGGGGGGGATTTTACACCACTGTTGAGAAGCACTGACAACAGAATGTAATATGATATTAGGCAGTGGGTGGAGGAAAAGCTTGTCTACCTAATGTATTTTTGCCCACAAAAAAAGTTTGATTATTTTCGTAACAATTTAAGATCAACATGCACTATATTACAACACCAGTAGGCTGCATATTATTTTACTTAAGTGAGAGAGGTTGAAGTAGATTGAACAGATGTTGCGAAATTTGGGGGCAAAGGAGATTgaaagtcgatgtggtgagaaaGGCGAAGAATGAGTATAAAAtaaaggggaggggaaggggtggAGAGCGCTAAATCGACAAGGGCAGATAAAGGAGATAGTGAAACGCTCGCCAAGGTACACATCTACGGAATCACCAGAGCCACTTCCGCCCACACGAAAGATGGCGGCTCCCTTGATGGAGAAATTGTCGGAATCTTTAGGTTCTCCAGAACCTGCGGTTCGCCTGATTCTGTCCGTTTTAGTCGGTGAGTTCAATTCAGTCATCTCTGACATCTTTCAGTAGACTCTCTGACATAACCATGTGCCAATGTAATATTGATTTACACCTTTAAAACAGTGCAGCAACACTCACTGCTAAACCAGGTAACGTTGATGTCTCTTGCTCAGCTGCAGTGACTAGCcagactaacgttagctagccagcgAGTAGACCCGCTGGCAAGCCGAACGATAATACAATAGCTAAATGCACCTTGTTTTGACAAGCTGACCAGACGGGCTGCAAGGTTGCGCCGGCACAAGACTAAGCAGAGCGCATTCTCTGCTCTGCTGATTGCCAGAAAACACAGTATTTCATATTTTAGCTAACGATTATGGTAGAAGAGGTCACTCACTACAAGCGGTTGTAACATACAGTACGGACAGGTTTACTTTACATGGTCGCTGAATACCAGGTAGCTGGGTGTCTTTGTCATCTCTGAACATTATTTTCTTCTGAAGTCACATTTGCTGGGATTGACTAACAAATAGTGCAGTATTTCAGTATCATTGTCTTAAATTAATTGCTGTTGCTTTTCAGCTACTGATACCCTGATATTGTTTATTCTTGCTGTATGTAGCCTATAATTGTAGATCTCTTGCCTTTGGCTCATGTTGTATCACAGTAGGCCCCATGTTTACAATCTTGTAAATGTTTAGAATTTATATAAACTACTATACTACCTTTACCAGTCATTGTGAGAGACTGAAGGTATCAGATTACAGATCTATACTATCAGATCTATACTTTATGGCAGTAAATTAAATGTGATTACCAGCTGttaattctactgccaatgtctaCCGTTGTCAgttacactcacacaaacacacacactagaaaACTGTGAGTGTGGGGGTGTGTGCAGAGTGGTTCAATTGGGAgtgttttttttctatttttttctatAATGCACTAACCTAAACAATATGCACCAAAAGCAAATATGACTGCAAAACTACAGGCTCGTAGTTAGCAAACTGCTGTCATTGGCAGTTGTTAACCCCATTTCTTCACAACCAAATAGCATGTGATTTCTGTGTAATGCTCAGATAATGACATTCCAGTGGCGTGacttttcatattcaaacatGAAAAGTCACTCTGCTTTAGGCATACAAATTGAGCTGAAGCTCTCAATTAATTTGAAGTGTCCAGGGATCCAAAACATCAATGATTGGTCAGTGTTTCCAGATTGCCACCACAGCTTAAAAAAAATTAATAACAAAGGTCACAGATGGACATTTAACATTTTTGTAGAATGACTGTGAGAAGGTCAGTTCTGGTGACTTTTTAAAGACATTCCACTACAATATAAAATTATGCTAACaccatctaaaatataatttgCCCCTCCAGCCCAAAACATATTGGTCCATATCATGATCTGGCAGGTGCGCTATTTAGCTAAAAGCATTAGACTATCACCTTGCTGTAGCCCAACTGATGCATCATGGTGGCTAATAAATGGGCTGAAGAATGGGGTTTACATCTGCATTTACCCCATTGGGCTAAGAATTAGCTACATTGCAAACTCTAAAAATGATCTTGTTGCTAGTTAGCATCATATTGATGACTTGAATGTCTCAAAAATACACTGTACACTATGTTACCGTAAATTCAAAATAATGTTATGTTTAGCAGTATTCCATTACAGTACGTTTTACAGCAATGTATTGTTAAACCTGTTTATTTAGAATTTACAGTAATttacaggtacagttgaagttggaagtttacatacacttaggtttgagtcattaaaacccgtttttcaaaCGCTcttcaaatttcttgttaacaaactatagttttggcaagtcggttaggagatctttgtgcatgacaagtcctttttccaacaattgtttacagacagattatttcacttaatcacaattccaatgggttagaagtctacatacactaagttgactgtgcctttaaaccagcttggaaaattccagaatatgatgtcatagctttagaagcttccgataagctaattgacatcatttgagtcaattgtatgtgtacctgtggatgtatttcaaggcctaccttcaaactcagtgcctggttcatccttgggagcagtttccaaacgcctaaaaaggtaccacgttcatctgtacaaacaatagtacgcaagtataaacaccatgggaccacgcagccgtcataccgctcaggaaggagacaagttctgtctcctagagatgaacgtaatttggtgcgaaaagtgcaaatcaatcccagaacaacagcaaaggaccttgtgaagatgctggaggaaacaggtacaaaagtatctatatcccagtaaaacgagtcctatatcgacacaacctgaaaggccgctcagcaaggaagaagcaactgatCCAAAAGTCACCAttaaaaaaaaagccagactacggtttgcaactgcacatggggacattgtactttttggagaa
This window encodes:
- the LOC110489325 gene encoding triosephosphate isomerase B; the protein is MSRKFFVGGNWKMNGDKASLGELIKTLNSAKLDPNTEVVCGAPSIYLEFARAKLDPKIGVAAQNCYKVKGGAFTGEISPAMIKDVGVHWVILGHSERRWVFGETDELIGQKCAHALENGLGVIACIGEKLDEREAGITEKVINAQTKHFADNIKDWSKVVLAYEPVWAIGTGKTASPAQAQDVHDKLRQWVKANVSEAVANSVRIIYGGSVTGGTCKELGGMKDVDGFLVGGAALKPEFVDIINAKQ